The genomic interval AACCAACCCAGGGTGGTGTAATATCCGATAGCTCGAAGGAGCGGTGTCCGAGTGGTCTAAGGAGCGCGACTGGAAATCGCGTACTCGCCCAAAAGGCGGGTCGTGGGTTCGAATCCCACCCGCTCCGCCAGATGTGCAAGACAAATGAAATCATGAAAACACCCAAAGATGTAGATGCATATATGATGGAGCATCCGAAGAAGACCGCGAACATGCTCGAGAATGTTCGCCGAGTCATCAAGAAAGCCACATCGAAAAAACAGTTTAAAGCACTCGTCGAAGAAAGAGATAAACAGAATCGAAGAAGGTGGTAATTAGCTGCTCTCAGTGAAATCATAGTAAGCAAATAAAAAAACGCCAGAGAACCGAAAAAGTACAAACTCCACTTTACAACCAAAACATTTTTATACTTTGAGGATTTCATATAAAATAAACTAACATGAGGGTGTCAGTCTTTGGCAATAATGAAAAAGATTTATGAAAAATAGATTCGGCATTTCTAAAAATGTTGTCTTTTTGGGGTTGGTGAGTTTTTTCAATGATGTAGCCTCGGAAATGATTTATCCTATCGTTCCGATTTTTCTGACGAATGTTTTACAAGCACCAGTGTCCATTGTAGGATTAATTGAAGGGATTGCCGAGTCGACCGCAAGCGTTTTGAAGGTCGTATCCGGTTGGCTTTCCGATAAATACCGCAGCAGAAAACCCTTCCTCGTTGCAGGTTATTCGTTTTCAGCGGTCTCTAAAATAATTTTAAGTTTGGCTTATAGTTGGCCTTTTGTTTTATTTGCGAGATTTATCGACCGTTTCGGCAAAGGCGTGCGTACTTCCCCCAGAGACGCTTTGATTGCCGAAAGTTCAGAAAACTCCCTTCGTGGGAGAGCATTCGGATTTCATCGGGCGCTCGATACATTGGGGGCTGTGTTGGGTCCTCTTTTCGCGATTTTGGCAATTCATTTTTTGAATAATAATTTTCGTTTGATTTTTTTCCTCGCCTTTATCCCTGCGAGTATCGGAGTTCTTTTACTCCTACTTTTTGTTGCAGAAAAAAGAAAAGAGATTCATCTTTCTCCCGATCTTAATTTCAACTGGCGAAATTTCGATTCTTCTTTTAAGATTTTTTTGTTCATCAGTTTCATCTTTGCTTTGGGAAACAGTTCCGACGCTTTTTTAATATTGCGAGCGCAAAATTTAGGTCTCTCCGTAGTGTCAGTCATACTTGCTTATGTGCTTTTTAATTTCTTTTACGCGGTTGCTTCGACACCCGCAGGAATGATTTCCGACAAAGTCGGACCGAAAAAAATTCTTCTTATCGGTTTTTTCCTCTTCTCTGCTGTGTATCTTTTCTTCGGCCTCGCGAACGCGAGCATTCTGCTTTGGTTCCTTTTTCCGTTTTACGGAATTTATATGGCTCTTACCGAAGGAGTGGGAAAGGCTTATATCTCTAATTTAGTTCCTCAAGAAAAGACGGGAACCGCTTTTGGTATCTATCAAACGACAATCGGACTCTGTACGTTTCTTGCCTCATTAATTGCAGGGCTGCTTTGGACGCACGTCGGTGCGAGCGCGCCATTTATTTTCGGAAGCGTGATGGCAATAATCTCCGGTTTTTTGTTTATTATTTTAGAAGCAAAAATAAAACCTGTAAAAATATAAAACTCGGGGAAGCTTGAACGTTGAATTATTGAATATTGAATATTTATAATTAGGATTATCTCAAGGAAGGTGAGAATTATGGCGAAACAATCTGAGAGCATCACGGGAAAGAACTTCGATAAACCGGATGAAACGCGACGTCCTTTCGAAAAAGGCAAAATCGATGTCATTACCGTCGGTGGTTTGACATTCTATCGTGAGACGCTCGATCCCGGCTGGCAATGGTCGAAACATGTCAAGCCTGTCGTGGGTGGAGAAAGTTGCCAGAAATTCCATGTGAAAATATTCCTCGCGGGACGACAACGCGTCCGAATGGACGACGGCACCGAAATGGAGTTCGGTCCGGGTGATGTCGCTATAATGCAACCCGGGCATGACGCTTGGGTCGTAGGTGACGAGCCGAATGTCTTGATCGAGCTCGCAGACGTCGTCAAGCGACCAGAATAAAGGTTAACGTCTAAAAGAATTTCTCAACAGATGCTCTGCACCTCTTAGAGAATTTGCTTTCCTGAAATCTCTTTTCGCTTGCTTCCATACGAGGCGGGTAGAGAGAAGTTTTCCGAGAGTTCTGCCCGAATCGAGCATGTTGAAAAAAACCGATTCGGGTATATTTGCCCATCGGGGTAAAAAAGCATCTTGGAGGTGGTCATGAACCCAGTAAGCGAATTCAGAGAAATTATCCTGCAATACGATTTGAACAAGCACCCGTTTTATGTCGCCTGGCGTGAGGGGACTTTGCCCATCGAGAAACTTCAGCGATACGCGCATGATTACGGGAAGTTCATCGCGAGTATTCCGAAGGCTTGGGAAACGCTTTCTGAAAATCGAATCGCTAACGAAGAACGCTATCAT from Fimbriimonadales bacterium carries:
- a CDS encoding MFS transporter — its product is MKNRFGISKNVVFLGLVSFFNDVASEMIYPIVPIFLTNVLQAPVSIVGLIEGIAESTASVLKVVSGWLSDKYRSRKPFLVAGYSFSAVSKIILSLAYSWPFVLFARFIDRFGKGVRTSPRDALIAESSENSLRGRAFGFHRALDTLGAVLGPLFAILAIHFLNNNFRLIFFLAFIPASIGVLLLLLFVAEKRKEIHLSPDLNFNWRNFDSSFKIFLFISFIFALGNSSDAFLILRAQNLGLSVVSVILAYVLFNFFYAVASTPAGMISDKVGPKKILLIGFFLFSAVYLFFGLANASILLWFLFPFYGIYMALTEGVGKAYISNLVPQEKTGTAFGIYQTTIGLCTFLASLIAGLLWTHVGASAPFIFGSVMAIISGFLFIILEAKIKPVKI
- a CDS encoding cupin domain-containing protein is translated as MAKQSESITGKNFDKPDETRRPFEKGKIDVITVGGLTFYRETLDPGWQWSKHVKPVVGGESCQKFHVKIFLAGRQRVRMDDGTEMEFGPGDVAIMQPGHDAWVVGDEPNVLIELADVVKRPE